The genomic region GCGTCCATGCTGGATGTGGATGCACCGGCGTCCGTTGATTCTGGAAACGACGATAATGCAACGAGCGGTGCGGATGATGAGAACTTGTCCCGGAGTGAACAGCAACTGTCTCAGGCGACGGGATCGCCGCAACGGGCGGTGGCGCCGGAGAAGAGGAGTAGGAGAGGGACGCTTGTGGACTACGGTCATGATGAAGTTGCTATGTCTCCTGAGCCTGAGGTATATACTCTTTTTGGCTTGATGAGATTCGAGTGTGTACATATTCTTGTGAATTGATTAGTTACTAATGCTAAGAATTGAGCTCGTGTATTCATTTTTCGGATTTGAAGTGGGAAATGTTCGAGTTCGTTATTGTTGAGCATCGTAAATTTCGCACATTGGTGGCTGAGTTTAGTATGACGTTTGATTACTGTCTGATTGTTTTCGTGATGAACTTATATTGTGATTTTTGCTTGATTGCAGGATGGTGAAATTGACGGAGGTGGAGGCATTTTGTCTGCTAATGGTAATGTTGTTTTCTGAGCATTAGTGTTTATGTGTCTCCAAGTACTGGTCTTTTGTTTTGTGTATCTGCAAATTGATGCGGTATCTGTTGCAGGTGATTCACAGGATAAGACACCTCGGGCAACTCCTCAAATATCTGAGCCATCACAATCTGATGTGATGAATAAGACTGTGCTTGAATCAGATGGTAGAAATACTGCAGAGGCTGTTGCGGAGGATAAGAAAGATGTTGATCCATTAGATAATTTTCTTCCACCACCTTTAAAGATCAAGTGCTCAGAGGAGCTGCAAGTAAGTTCTTATTTAATGGTTCACTATTTGCACAATGGATGTCTGAAACAAGGTTCCGATAAGGAAAATAAAGTTTGACCTGATCGAACTTGTGTCTCAAGTTGTTTTTCTAGCTTCACACTCTGATGTATGTGACATTTGCATTTGTGTCTCTGAGCTGTCTTGAGGCTTTATTTATGAAGTCCATCCAGTGCTCCAAGGTTTGTAAAGGATAAATCAGACCATATCAATGTGACATTTTCTTCTATAAACCTGTATTTAAAATTCTGCAATGCTTTTATTCTGTTACTGATGTCAAGATATGGGGTCCTCTTGCATAAATGGTTCGTCTATGTTGAAACTTTAGGACATTAACCTTTGTGTTTGAATATTGTGGCATGGACTGTGTTCTCATAAATAGATGTTGTGAGAATAAGATGATTCCTTAGTTGAAGGATATGTTATGGGCTTAGTCTCATTGTCACCCTAATGCATAATGGTGTATGGTGTTTAATATTTATTTCCCTTGAACCCTTTTAAAGCCATGACATTAAAAAAAAACTGGAAGTATCATAAGAAAAGGGACAGGGTTGAGAGTTAAGGATTGGTCACTCTCAACAATAATCCGTGTTTGTATGTTTTGAGTTTGTAAAAGCACATATCATTTGATATTCCCCTTTACATCAGTTTTTGATGTTAACATTTCTTTTAGTTTTCACCACCTTTGTTAAGTTGTAGTTCCAAAAAAAAAAAAAAAAAATTGGTCATAGGGTCCTGCGGATGCCTCATATTGACATTCCTGTATGGTATATATCTAATCATGTTTGAATAATGGTTTGGTTTCTTTGACATGTCATGAAATGTTTTGTATCTCATTCAGTTTTGATTCCTACTTATTGCAGAGAAAGATTCAAAAGTTCCTTGAATTAAAGAGAGCAGGGAAAAGCTTCAATGAAGAAGTGCGGAAAAAGAAAGATTATAGGAACCCAGACTTTCTATTGCATGCAGTGCGGTATCAAGATATTGATCAGATAGGTTCATGCTTCAATAAAGATGTATTTGACCCTCATGGATTCGACAAAAGCGACTACTATGATGAAATAGGTCACTTACAACTCCTTGAACAGTCTCTCTCTCTCTCTCTTTCTCTCTCCCTCTGTGTCTTTTTTTCTTCTTCTATATATATGTTTTTGCTATTATGTTAAGCATGCTTTCCTTCAGCCAATTATAGTTGAATATGGAATGTGTAAGATTTTAATGTTCTAAAACAGCCTGCCCTAATATATCATGAACCCTTGTTCATCTCGATTAAATCTTTTGTTACTAAANNNNNNNNNNNNNNNNNNNNACACACTACTCTCTCTCTCTCTCTCTCTCTCTCTCTCTCTCTATCTCTCTCATTTGTTATATATATGCATCTATATAACTCATTATCTGTGTGTTTTGGGCCTGCTTGTATTATATATACGTAACTATATATCTTATGTTTTTTTGTGTTTTGCGCCTTCTTATATATTATATATATATGTATCTATATATCTTATGTTTTGTGTGTTCTGGGAAACAGAGGCTGATTCTAGACGTGAACTGGAGAGGATTAGTCAAGAAAAAAAGAATCGTCAGAATCTTGAATTTGTTTCTGGTGGAAGACAATCTACAGTAGTAGGTGCTGCACCTAAACTTAACGTACCTCTTCCAGGTTAGAAACCATTTAACATCAATTTCTGTACTTCAGGTTTAAGTTGCAGACATGTGCAGATGCAGGGTGAAACTAGTTTTTCAATAACTCTCTGATGTGGTTGATTCATGTTGTAGGTATAACCATGGCTGCTACTGGGTCAAACCCCTTACCACCTGCTGCTGATACCATCCCTCGAGACGGTAGACAGAATAAGAAGTCGAAGTGGGATAAGGTTTCATTCAAACACATATGCATTCTTATTTCCTGATGAATTGTAAAGATATTAAATTACTCACTATTATATAATTTTTCTTCATTCAGATAGATGGGACTCATGCAACATTATTATCTTCTGCTAATGCTGGTGGATACACTTTGGGGTATGTTTCATTTGCCAAATTCAATACTATTTCGCACATGTATTGTACTGTATAATGATAGTTCTATTCTTTTATGTAATTCTCTTAGCCAAGTGCCTAAGTGAAGCATCTTCCTCATATTAGAACTGATGTTTCAGGACGCTTTCTGAAATAATTCAGAGCAGTATATGTAAATTAACAT from Fragaria vesca subsp. vesca linkage group LG3, FraVesHawaii_1.0, whole genome shotgun sequence harbors:
- the LOC101300125 gene encoding uncharacterized protein LOC101300125; protein product: MASRKFEGIAMLSMYDDEEEDDDMDDAEEHGNQEHRGGDRDDGERREQHGDASMLDVDAPASVDSGNDDNATSGADDENLSRSEQQLSQATGSPQRAVAPEKRSRRGTLVDYGHDEVAMSPEPEDGEIDGGGGILSANGDSQDKTPRATPQISEPSQSDVMNKTVLESDGRNTAEAVAEDKKDVDPLDNFLPPPLKIKCSEELQRKIQKFLELKRAGKSFNEEVRKKKDYRNPDFLLHAVRYQDIDQIGSCFNKDVFDPHGFDKSDYYDEIEADSRRELERISQEKKNRQNLEFVSGGRQSTVVGAAPKLNVPLPGITMAATGSNPLPPAADTIPRDGRQNKKSKWDKIDGTHATLLSSANAGGYTLGHQKRREVEEKRSSERKLDRRS